In the Brevundimonas sp. LM2 genome, CCGCGATCGCGAGGCGGCGGCGAGGGGAGCCCGCATCGTCGATGAGGTCTGCGCCGGCTGCCACGCCGTGCGCGCCACGGGGGCCAGCCCCTATGCGCCCGCGCCGCCGTTCCGTGACGTCGTGACCCGTCGCTCGCTGGAAGACCTGGAGACGGCGATGGCCCAGGGCCTGCTGACGCCGCATCCGGACATGCCGTCGTTCACCTTCCGGGCGACCGAGATCGACGATCTGATCGCCTATCTGGACACGCTGCGCCAGGATGGACCGCGCTAGTCGTCAGCGCCACTTGGTGTCGTCGCCGTGGCGGCCGATGCTCTCCCACTCCGGTGGGGCGGCCTTGTGGATATACTGCTCCGACACCAGCCAGCCCTTGAATGGCCGCAGGACCAGCAGGCAGCCGGCCGCGATCAGCGGGAAGGTGAAGGCGAAATGGACCCAGATCGGCGGGTGGACCGTGAACTCGAACGCCATGAAGGCGATCATGCCGATGATGCCGATCGCGGTCATGGCGAAGAAGGCCGGGCCGTCGGCCGGGTCGGCGAAGCTGTAGTCCAGGCCGCAGGCCGGGCAGGCGGGGCGGATGGTCAGATAGCCCTGCAGCAGCGGCCCCTTGCCGCACCGCGGGCAGCGGCAGCGGAGGCCGGTGGCGAGGGTCGACAGCGG is a window encoding:
- a CDS encoding cytochrome c produces the protein MRLPTTAAASLLAGILILACAPVPTPPPTAVQAGAPPILAGASARDREAAARGARIVDEVCAGCHAVRATGASPYAPAPPFRDVVTRRSLEDLETAMAQGLLTPHPDMPSFTFRATEIDDLIAYLDTLRQDGPR
- a CDS encoding DUF983 domain-containing protein, with product MSTPAPADYPPLSTLATGLRCRCPRCGKGPLLQGYLTIRPACPACGLDYSFADPADGPAFFAMTAIGIIGMIAFMAFEFTVHPPIWVHFAFTFPLIAAGCLLVLRPFKGWLVSEQYIHKAAPPEWESIGRHGDDTKWR